From Corvus hawaiiensis isolate bCorHaw1 chromosome 13, bCorHaw1.pri.cur, whole genome shotgun sequence, one genomic window encodes:
- the ZNF710 gene encoding zinc finger protein 710 isoform X2, which produces MGSHDSIGRRQEMNRFSECGTQTDAVVVLSLAQAAVLGLVSDNELLGATITPTGFFPGLAGEQLDNGTMEPGEPEGEEQVPGDGQDEDTLEAESSLEKHARRRKRPPVRLVPKVKSEKAEVEAEPPYNASIPGDEEGEGQHGHPPQPPESAVQSGAMKMIDLGTFSRKPRRLRHLRRHRELEGTERRHRGSDLASSTVGAPQTVGTFEEGAPSPGEAEAPVPASPEQVKSEQGCGWQEPGELEAAGGTSEHSRKAQLDRLDINVQIDDSYLVEAGDRQKRWQCRMCEKSYTSKYNLVTHILGHNGIKPHSCPHCNKLFKQPSHLQTHLLTHQGTRPHKCGVCSKAFTQTSHLKRHMLLHTDIKPYSCRFCGRGFAYPSELKAHEVKHESGRCHVCVECGLDFSTLTQLKRHLATHQGPTLYQCLECSKSFHYRSQLQNHMLKHQNVRPFVCTECGMEFSQIHHLKQHSLTHKLSHPWQGVKEFKCEVCGREFTLQANMKRHMLIHTSVRPYQCHICFKTFVQKQTLKTHMIVHSPVKPFKCKVCGKSFNRMYNLLGHMHLHAGSKPFKCPYCSSKFNLKGNLSRHMKVKHGVMDISLDSQDAMMELAGADHAELDGQQEMDDFEEENSYGYGAVGNPPDEHTLAEQAMKEMAYYNML; this is translated from the exons ATGGGCAG CCATGACAGCATAGGCCGGCGGCAAGAGATGAATCGGTTCAGCGAGTGCGGGACGCAGACGGACGCGGTGGTGgtgctgtccctggcacaggctgcggTCCTGGGCCTGGTGTCCGATAATGAGCTGCTCGGGGCCACCATCACCCCTACTGGCTTCTTCCCGGGGCTGGCTGGGGAGCAACTGGACAATGGCACCATGGAGCCTGGGGAGCCTGAGGGTGAGGAGCAGGTGCCTGGGGATGGGCAGGATGAAGACACCCTGGAGGCAGAATCCTCCCTGGAGAAGCATGCCCGGAGGAGGAAGAGGCCGCCTGTGAGGCTGGTGCCCAAGGTCAAGAGTGAGAAGGCAGAGGTGGAGGCTGAGCCACCATACAATGCGTCCATCCCTGGGGACGAGGAAGGCGAGGGGCAGCATGGCCATCCGCCCCAGCCCCCAGAGTCGGCGGTGCAGAGCGGTGCCATGAAGATGATCGACCTGGGCACCTTCAGCAGGAAGCCCCGACGCCTGCGGCACCTGCGCCGGCATCGGGAGCTGGAGGGCACCGAGCGCCGGCACAGGGGCAGTGacctggccagcagcactgtggggGCCCCACAAACCGTGGGCACCTTCGAGGAGGGCGCCCCATCCCCTGGTGAAGCAGAGGCCCCTGTGCCAGCATCCCCCGAGCAGGTGAAGagtgagcagggctgtggctggcAGGAACCGGGGGAGCTGGAGGCGGCCGGCGGCACCAGTGAGCACAGCAGGAAGGCGCAGCTGGACCGGCTGGACATCAACGTGCAGATCGATGACTCCTACCTGGTGGAGGCAGGGGACCGCCAGAAGCGCTGGCAGTGCCGCATGTGCGAGAAGTCCTACACCTCCAAGTACAACCTGGTGACCCACATCCTGGGCCACAACGGCATCAAGCCCCACTCGTGCCCACACTGCAACAAGCTGTTCAAGCAGCCCAGCCACCTGCAGACCCACCTGCTGACCCACCAGGGCACACGGCCCCACAAGTGCGGGGTGTGCAGCAAAGCCTTCACTCAGACCAGCCACCTGAAGCGGCACATGCTGCTGCACACCGACATCAAGCCCTACAGCTGCCGCTTCTGCGGCCGCGGCTTCGCCTACCCCAGCGAGCTGAAGGCGCATGAGGTGAAGCACGAGAGTGGGCGCTGCCACGTGTGCGTGGAGTGCGGGCTGGACTTCTCCACGCTCACCCAGCTGAAGCGGCACCTGGCCACGCACCAGGGCCCCACACTCTACCAGTGCCTGGAGTGCAGCAAGTCCTTCCACTACcgcagccagctgcagaacCACATGCTGAAGCACCAGAATGTCCGGCCCTTTGTCTGCACCGAGTGTGGGATGGAGTTCAGCCAGATCCACCACCTCAAGCAGCACTCGCTCACGCACAAG CTCTCCCACCCCTGGCAGGGCGTGAAGGAGTTCAAGTGCGAGGTGTGCGGGCGGGAGTTCACGCTCCAGGCCAACATGAAGCGGCACATGCTGATCCACACCAGTGTCCGGCCCTACCAGTGCCACATTTGCTTCAAGACCTTTGTGCAGAAGCAGACGCTCAAGACCCACATGATCGTGCACTCACCGGTGAAGCCGTTTAAGTGCAAG GTCTGCGGCAAGTCCTTCAACCGCATGTACAACCTGCTGGGACACATGCACCTGCATGCTGGCAGCAAGCCCTTCAAGTGTCCCTACTGCTCCAGCAAGTTCAACCTGAAGGGCAACCTCAGCCGGCACATGAAGGTCAAGCATGGGGTGATGGACATCAGCCTGGACAGCCAAG ATGCCATGATGGAGCTGGCTGGGGCTGACCACGCCGAGCTGGATGGCCAGCAGGAGATGGATGACTTCGAGGAGGAGAACTCTTACGGCTACGGGGCTGTGGGCAACCCCCCAGACGAGCACACGCTGGCCGAGCAGGCCATGAAGGAGATGGCCTACTACAACATGTTGTAG
- the ZNF710 gene encoding zinc finger protein 710 isoform X3: MGSHDSIGRRQEMNRFSECGTQTDAVVVLSLAQAAVLGLVSDNELLGATITPTGFFPGLAGEQLDNGTMEPGEPEGEEQVPGDGQDEDTLEAESSLEKHARRRKRPPVRLVPKVKSEKAEVEAEPPYNASIPGDEEGEGQHGHPPQPPESAVQSGAMKMIDLGTFSRKPRRLRHLRRHRELEGTERRHRGSDLASSTVGAPQTVGTFEEGAPSPGEAEAPVPASPEQVKSEQGCGWQEPGELEAAGGTSEHSRKAQLDRLDINVQIDDSYLVEAGDRQKRWQCRMCEKSYTSKYNLVTHILGHNGIKPHSCPHCNKLFKQPSHLQTHLLTHQGTRPHKCGVCSKAFTQTSHLKRHMLLHTDIKPYSCRFCGRGFAYPSELKAHEVKHESGRCHVCVECGLDFSTLTQLKRHLATHQGPTLYQCLECSKSFHYRSQLQNHMLKHQNVRPFVCTECGMEFSQIHHLKQHSLTHKGVKEFKCEVCGREFTLQANMKRHMLIHTSVRPYQCHICFKTFVQKQTLKTHMIVHSPVKPFKCKVCGKSFNRMYNLLGHMHLHAGSKPFKCPYCSSKFNLKGNLSRHMKVKHGVMDISLDSQDAMMELAGADHAELDGQQEMDDFEEENSYGYGAVGNPPDEHTLAEQAMKEMAYYNML; the protein is encoded by the exons ATGGGCAG CCATGACAGCATAGGCCGGCGGCAAGAGATGAATCGGTTCAGCGAGTGCGGGACGCAGACGGACGCGGTGGTGgtgctgtccctggcacaggctgcggTCCTGGGCCTGGTGTCCGATAATGAGCTGCTCGGGGCCACCATCACCCCTACTGGCTTCTTCCCGGGGCTGGCTGGGGAGCAACTGGACAATGGCACCATGGAGCCTGGGGAGCCTGAGGGTGAGGAGCAGGTGCCTGGGGATGGGCAGGATGAAGACACCCTGGAGGCAGAATCCTCCCTGGAGAAGCATGCCCGGAGGAGGAAGAGGCCGCCTGTGAGGCTGGTGCCCAAGGTCAAGAGTGAGAAGGCAGAGGTGGAGGCTGAGCCACCATACAATGCGTCCATCCCTGGGGACGAGGAAGGCGAGGGGCAGCATGGCCATCCGCCCCAGCCCCCAGAGTCGGCGGTGCAGAGCGGTGCCATGAAGATGATCGACCTGGGCACCTTCAGCAGGAAGCCCCGACGCCTGCGGCACCTGCGCCGGCATCGGGAGCTGGAGGGCACCGAGCGCCGGCACAGGGGCAGTGacctggccagcagcactgtggggGCCCCACAAACCGTGGGCACCTTCGAGGAGGGCGCCCCATCCCCTGGTGAAGCAGAGGCCCCTGTGCCAGCATCCCCCGAGCAGGTGAAGagtgagcagggctgtggctggcAGGAACCGGGGGAGCTGGAGGCGGCCGGCGGCACCAGTGAGCACAGCAGGAAGGCGCAGCTGGACCGGCTGGACATCAACGTGCAGATCGATGACTCCTACCTGGTGGAGGCAGGGGACCGCCAGAAGCGCTGGCAGTGCCGCATGTGCGAGAAGTCCTACACCTCCAAGTACAACCTGGTGACCCACATCCTGGGCCACAACGGCATCAAGCCCCACTCGTGCCCACACTGCAACAAGCTGTTCAAGCAGCCCAGCCACCTGCAGACCCACCTGCTGACCCACCAGGGCACACGGCCCCACAAGTGCGGGGTGTGCAGCAAAGCCTTCACTCAGACCAGCCACCTGAAGCGGCACATGCTGCTGCACACCGACATCAAGCCCTACAGCTGCCGCTTCTGCGGCCGCGGCTTCGCCTACCCCAGCGAGCTGAAGGCGCATGAGGTGAAGCACGAGAGTGGGCGCTGCCACGTGTGCGTGGAGTGCGGGCTGGACTTCTCCACGCTCACCCAGCTGAAGCGGCACCTGGCCACGCACCAGGGCCCCACACTCTACCAGTGCCTGGAGTGCAGCAAGTCCTTCCACTACcgcagccagctgcagaacCACATGCTGAAGCACCAGAATGTCCGGCCCTTTGTCTGCACCGAGTGTGGGATGGAGTTCAGCCAGATCCACCACCTCAAGCAGCACTCGCTCACGCACAAG GGCGTGAAGGAGTTCAAGTGCGAGGTGTGCGGGCGGGAGTTCACGCTCCAGGCCAACATGAAGCGGCACATGCTGATCCACACCAGTGTCCGGCCCTACCAGTGCCACATTTGCTTCAAGACCTTTGTGCAGAAGCAGACGCTCAAGACCCACATGATCGTGCACTCACCGGTGAAGCCGTTTAAGTGCAAG GTCTGCGGCAAGTCCTTCAACCGCATGTACAACCTGCTGGGACACATGCACCTGCATGCTGGCAGCAAGCCCTTCAAGTGTCCCTACTGCTCCAGCAAGTTCAACCTGAAGGGCAACCTCAGCCGGCACATGAAGGTCAAGCATGGGGTGATGGACATCAGCCTGGACAGCCAAG ATGCCATGATGGAGCTGGCTGGGGCTGACCACGCCGAGCTGGATGGCCAGCAGGAGATGGATGACTTCGAGGAGGAGAACTCTTACGGCTACGGGGCTGTGGGCAACCCCCCAGACGAGCACACGCTGGCCGAGCAGGCCATGAAGGAGATGGCCTACTACAACATGTTGTAG
- the ZNF710 gene encoding zinc finger protein 710 isoform X1 translates to MGSHDSIGRRQEMNRFSECGTQTDAVVVLSLAQAAVLGLVSDNELLGATITPTGFFPGLAGEQLDNGTMEPGEPEGEEQVPGDGQDEDTLEAESSLEKHARRRKRPPVRLVPKVKSEKAEVEAEPPYNASIPGDEEGEGQHGHPPQPPESAVQSGAMKMIDLGTFSRKPRRLRHLRRHRELEGTERRHRGSDLASSTVGAPQTVGTFEEGAPSPGEAEAPVPASPEQVKSEQGCGWQEPGELEAAGGTSEHSRKAQLDRLDINVQIDDSYLVEAGDRQKRWQCRMCEKSYTSKYNLVTHILGHNGIKPHSCPHCNKLFKQPSHLQTHLLTHQGTRPHKCGVCSKAFTQTSHLKRHMLLHTDIKPYSCRFCGRGFAYPSELKAHEVKHESGRCHVCVECGLDFSTLTQLKRHLATHQGPTLYQCLECSKSFHYRSQLQNHMLKHQNVRPFVCTECGMEFSQIHHLKQHSLTHKVGAKGPLGCCPHRAQRRCASAGCGCWRRGVAQCPQSWEEGVKEFKCEVCGREFTLQANMKRHMLIHTSVRPYQCHICFKTFVQKQTLKTHMIVHSPVKPFKCKVCGKSFNRMYNLLGHMHLHAGSKPFKCPYCSSKFNLKGNLSRHMKVKHGVMDISLDSQDAMMELAGADHAELDGQQEMDDFEEENSYGYGAVGNPPDEHTLAEQAMKEMAYYNML, encoded by the exons ATGGGCAG CCATGACAGCATAGGCCGGCGGCAAGAGATGAATCGGTTCAGCGAGTGCGGGACGCAGACGGACGCGGTGGTGgtgctgtccctggcacaggctgcggTCCTGGGCCTGGTGTCCGATAATGAGCTGCTCGGGGCCACCATCACCCCTACTGGCTTCTTCCCGGGGCTGGCTGGGGAGCAACTGGACAATGGCACCATGGAGCCTGGGGAGCCTGAGGGTGAGGAGCAGGTGCCTGGGGATGGGCAGGATGAAGACACCCTGGAGGCAGAATCCTCCCTGGAGAAGCATGCCCGGAGGAGGAAGAGGCCGCCTGTGAGGCTGGTGCCCAAGGTCAAGAGTGAGAAGGCAGAGGTGGAGGCTGAGCCACCATACAATGCGTCCATCCCTGGGGACGAGGAAGGCGAGGGGCAGCATGGCCATCCGCCCCAGCCCCCAGAGTCGGCGGTGCAGAGCGGTGCCATGAAGATGATCGACCTGGGCACCTTCAGCAGGAAGCCCCGACGCCTGCGGCACCTGCGCCGGCATCGGGAGCTGGAGGGCACCGAGCGCCGGCACAGGGGCAGTGacctggccagcagcactgtggggGCCCCACAAACCGTGGGCACCTTCGAGGAGGGCGCCCCATCCCCTGGTGAAGCAGAGGCCCCTGTGCCAGCATCCCCCGAGCAGGTGAAGagtgagcagggctgtggctggcAGGAACCGGGGGAGCTGGAGGCGGCCGGCGGCACCAGTGAGCACAGCAGGAAGGCGCAGCTGGACCGGCTGGACATCAACGTGCAGATCGATGACTCCTACCTGGTGGAGGCAGGGGACCGCCAGAAGCGCTGGCAGTGCCGCATGTGCGAGAAGTCCTACACCTCCAAGTACAACCTGGTGACCCACATCCTGGGCCACAACGGCATCAAGCCCCACTCGTGCCCACACTGCAACAAGCTGTTCAAGCAGCCCAGCCACCTGCAGACCCACCTGCTGACCCACCAGGGCACACGGCCCCACAAGTGCGGGGTGTGCAGCAAAGCCTTCACTCAGACCAGCCACCTGAAGCGGCACATGCTGCTGCACACCGACATCAAGCCCTACAGCTGCCGCTTCTGCGGCCGCGGCTTCGCCTACCCCAGCGAGCTGAAGGCGCATGAGGTGAAGCACGAGAGTGGGCGCTGCCACGTGTGCGTGGAGTGCGGGCTGGACTTCTCCACGCTCACCCAGCTGAAGCGGCACCTGGCCACGCACCAGGGCCCCACACTCTACCAGTGCCTGGAGTGCAGCAAGTCCTTCCACTACcgcagccagctgcagaacCACATGCTGAAGCACCAGAATGTCCGGCCCTTTGTCTGCACCGAGTGTGGGATGGAGTTCAGCCAGATCCACCACCTCAAGCAGCACTCGCTCACGCACAAGGTAGGGGCTAAGGGTCCTCTGGGGTGCTGCCCTCATCGTGCCCAGAGGAGATGTGCCAGCGCTGGATGTGGGTGCTGGCGGAGAGGAGTggcccagtgcccccagtctTGGGAGGAG GGCGTGAAGGAGTTCAAGTGCGAGGTGTGCGGGCGGGAGTTCACGCTCCAGGCCAACATGAAGCGGCACATGCTGATCCACACCAGTGTCCGGCCCTACCAGTGCCACATTTGCTTCAAGACCTTTGTGCAGAAGCAGACGCTCAAGACCCACATGATCGTGCACTCACCGGTGAAGCCGTTTAAGTGCAAG GTCTGCGGCAAGTCCTTCAACCGCATGTACAACCTGCTGGGACACATGCACCTGCATGCTGGCAGCAAGCCCTTCAAGTGTCCCTACTGCTCCAGCAAGTTCAACCTGAAGGGCAACCTCAGCCGGCACATGAAGGTCAAGCATGGGGTGATGGACATCAGCCTGGACAGCCAAG ATGCCATGATGGAGCTGGCTGGGGCTGACCACGCCGAGCTGGATGGCCAGCAGGAGATGGATGACTTCGAGGAGGAGAACTCTTACGGCTACGGGGCTGTGGGCAACCCCCCAGACGAGCACACGCTGGCCGAGCAGGCCATGAAGGAGATGGCCTACTACAACATGTTGTAG
- the IDH2 gene encoding isocitrate dehydrogenase [NADP], mitochondrial, with protein MAARYLRAAPALSRLSRCPLPAAGVEQRRHYADKRIKVANPVVEMDGDEMTRIIWAFIKEKLILPNVDVQLKYFDLGLPHRDKTDDQVTIDSALATQKYSVAVKCATITPDEARVEEFKLKKMWKSPNGTIRNILGGTVFREPIICKNIPRLVPGWTKPITIGRHAHGDQYKATDFVVSKSGTFKMVFTPKDGSGSKEWEVFNFPGGGVGMGMYNTDESISGFAHSCFQYAVQKKWPLYMSTKNTILKAYDGRFKDIFQEIFDKHYKTEFDKLKIWYEHRLIDDMVAQMLKSSGGFVWACKNYDGDVQSDILAQGFGSLGLMTSVLVCPDGKTIEAEAAHGTVTRHYREHQKGRPTSTNPIASIFAWTRGLEHRGKLDSNPDLVKFAQTLEKVCVDTVESGTMTKDLAGCIHGLANVKLNEHFVNTTDFLDAIKNNLDKALGKK; from the exons ATGGCCGCCCGTTACCTCCGCGCTGCCCCGGCGCTCAGCCGCCTGTCCCGCtgcccgctccccgccgccggcGTGGAGCAGCGCCGGCACT ATGCCGACAAGCGGATCAAGGTGGCAAACCCGGTGGTGGAGATGGATGGAGATGAGATGACACGAATCATCTGGGCCTTCATTAAGGAGAAG CTCATCCTGCCCAACGTGGATGTCCAGCTAAAATACTTTGACCTGGGGCTGCCACACCGGGACAAGACAGATGACCAGGTCACCATTGACTCAGCGCTGGCCACCCAGAAGTACAGCGTGGCTGTCAAGTGTGCCACCATCACACCCGATGAAGCCAGGGTGGAAG AGTTCAAGCTGAAGAAGATGTGGAAGAGCCCCAATGGCACCATCCGAAACATCCTGGGGGGGACGGTGTTCCGGGAGCCCATCATCTGCAAGAACATTCCTCGTCTGGTGCCCGGCTGGACTAAGCCCATCACCATTGGCCGCCATGCCCACGGTGACCAG TACAAAGCCACCGACTTTGTCGTGAGCAAGTCTGGGACGTTCAAGATGGTTTTCACGCCGAAGGACGGCAGCGGGTCCAAGGAGTGGGAGGTGTTCAACTTCCCCGGCGGCGGCGTGGGCATGGGCATGTACAACACGGACGAG TCCATCTCTGGCTTTGCGCACAGCTGCTTCCAGTACGCTGTCCAGAAGAAGTGGCCGCTCTACATGAGCACTAAGAACACCATCCTCAAGGCCTACGACGGGCGCTTCAAGGACATCTTCCAGGAGATCTTCGATAA GCATTACAAGACGGAGTTTGACAAGCTAAAGATCTGGTACGAGCACCGGCTCATCGACGACATGGTTGCCCAGATGTTGAAATCCTCCGGCGGCTTTGTCTGGGCCTGCAAGAACTACGACGGGGATGTCCAGTCCGACATCCTGGCCCAAG GGTTCGGCTCCCTGGGGTTGATGACCTCTGTCCTGGTGTGTCCGGATGGGAAGACCATCGAGGCTGAGGCTGCCCATGGCACTGTCACCCGCCACTACCGGGAGCACCAGAAG GGACGACCCACCAGCACCAACCCCATTGCCAGCATCTTCGCCTGGACGCGTGGCCTGGAGCACCGGGGCAAGCTGGACAGTAACCCTGACCTCGTCAA GTTTGCGCAGACACTGGAGAAGGTTTGTGTGGACACAGTGGAGAGCGGGACGATGACGAAAGACCTTGCTGGCTGCATCCACGGCCTTGCCAA TGTGAAGCTGAATGAGCACTTTGTGAACACCACTGACTTCCTCGATGCCATCAAGAACAACCTGGACAAGGCTCTGGGCAAGAAATAG